In the Zingiber officinale cultivar Zhangliang chromosome 5A, Zo_v1.1, whole genome shotgun sequence genome, gccttgatatgccccttctggttgcatccgtagcagatcacctcaaattttaccttagaattcggttgggcctccttggattggactaccttctttaggtccctcttgttgaagtctttcttcttcttgtagagtcttttcacaaggttcatgagttcaATGGTTAGTTTATTGTCTTCTTCATTTAAGTCAGTTTCTGCTTTCGGCTCCTGTTCGGTTCTTTGTCGTGAGCTTGATTCGCGAGCTCCaccggtacctgcaagcaaagcaattcctttctcggaaggttgtgtattagtctgctcatgaaattcgaattctgaaaatagttcgtctaatctaattgaagataaatctttggagactttgtaggcatctaccattgatgcccacaatgtactcctaggaaaagagctgagtgcataccttatgatgtccctattctcgaccttttgaccgattgcgtggagggagttgaggatgtcttgtatcCGTGCATGGAGTTGACAGGTCGtctcatcttcctgcatttttaggttatacaatttattaagcaaaaAGTCAGGTTTTCTTACTTTTGTGTCAGAGGTTctctcgtggagttcgatcagcttctcccagagctcctttgctgatgtgaACGGACCAACtatgttgagttcctccttggtcagtccgcattgGAGGGTGTAGGTTGCTttagcatcagcttccacctttttgattagggtcggttcccatttttcgcagggtgttggcttgccgtcttcgttaGATAACAGTTGTAGtccggtcttgattatcatccacgtaTCAAACTGAgtcttgaggaaggtttccattcgccccttctaatatccgaagtcttctccggagaagagtaggggcgaacggtgctaaaaccttcttgttgggccatttaaaaTCCTGAACGACAAAAACAATAAAACCggttccaagactgggtcttggattagtagtgtgggaataatctcaaagaaaatggactcgagtggtgttgcaccaacttcgagcaaaaaccgaatcgagaaaaagaattagaatatagctataaagctaaattctaattgactccaaaaaatctgaaaatactacgtaaaaaaatgttttgaatagtggttgcactgatttaaaatgaccccgctttgataccaattgttggatcgaaaagcgctagagggggggtgaatagcgctcgcggctatttcgttcgtttcggaatcgtaaaaacaatcaagtaaataaacgcagcggaaaaataaaagagcacacagaaagacgcaagagatttacttcgttcagagcctatggcgactcctactcgaaggcccgcgatccttgatcgctttccgtgggcaacaactataagcacgaaattattacaagctaaatacaatttaaaatagtaattaaaaataccaacgacacttaggaaatatcaaatttggagctccgggtcgtcgggaagtagtcgcagcacttctgggtcgtctcgtTGACAGCACGTTAAAGAAAGGTTGCTTGGAATTCGTTGATggaaggtgctgctcgaaacccccttttaaacagtgctcaaggcgccctaaagtccatccaaggcgccttaaactagccgagtcgcccgcgtggatcaagcctgaactggtcgtgacttatcccttcaaggcgccttctgtgctctccaaggcgccttcatccaccagtccaaggcgccttgagcttccttcaaggcgcctccaaacttGCTTCGTGGACAGCTCAGCTTtgcatccgaggcacctccaagctatatggaggcgcctcggatactattcatccgaggctaagttgtgctcctttggtcctgcaaaaagtgttagtctcaaacacataccttgcaaaaccaagttagcacaaaacaacaatatagatatgataattgacagtcatcggactgtccaagtctgacttcatatttctgaccggaaaccctaagtcgacccgacgcctactgttccctctacggggagcgcgtcctcacctactccactcaggagatttacctattgttAGTTCGATCCTCCatattgactggacttttgcttggtacttgatgcttccggactttctgctggacttccgcttcccggctggtccagtctttcacctggttcgcgacaccaggactttccacctagggttaccccccccccctcccaggacttttgcctgaagtacTCGACCCACCCaaactttctgcatagggttaccaccccctatgacctagggttaccaccccctagggttttcaccttgcctaacaaTAGTTAAGGCTTtggcctaagtacacttaggactttcctgcaatctcattccgactgttagatcaccacacaccttaactttgaatcctttgccattatcaaaacttaggttcaatcatcggatgcttcccacaccaacaatacCACTTGTTATGATACTTGAGAGCTAGAGGGGCTGAATTGCTTCTTTCGCTTCTTCTTGTTCATGTTGTAGTGGAAAActcgaagcaatgctaacactttcattttacttggtatccaccttcttGAGGTCACTAATTAAAGGATCCACACTGTGCACACAACTCTACTATGAACACATTCCTTCCCAGAAATAatctggaggtggagaagccttgcaCAAGCTCAAATACAAGAAATGAAACAAAAAATGCAAACTAGGTTATAAAAGAAATCGAAAATAATTATAACAAAGAACTTTACtttgcttgctcttttcttatttggaaTAGCCTCTTGATGTTTGGAAAGTGAAGCAACACTTATCTTCCAAACCCTCAAGAACTGTCGTGAACAGTAATTTCGACTCATGCCTTCAAATCTTTGTGAAACCCCTTTTCTAAGGTTTACTCAACGTCGCCAATCGATCCAACgttttcccaatcgattgtcatgtcagcATTCAACTATTCACCTGCAGAATGATGTGGTCAAACTGCAAGTGCGCAGTCTGgtcatcaagtaataaagatCGAATCTACAGGGACTGATGATTGAATACCAGCTTACTAATCACATTCAATTGTTTAGACTAAATAAAAGGTGTAGGGTGTCACGAACATAGAGATTGACAGCTaaagagaaaatagaaaagaatggcAGAGACAGTATTGCTCAGAAAGGAAGGGCAGACAATAATGGTCCAATCAAAGGGGACCACTCAATCGATAGTAAAGTGGCAAATGAGTAATAGCTATACAGCAGAGAACAATAACACCGTAAAAAGTGATGTAGTCAGTTAGAGAAAGAGTGATTCTAGGACTTTGGTTTCACTTCTACGCAAGCaaatactttatttatgtttgaaTTCCTATCCTCAATGTTGATTTGTGTAGGTAGACTATCCTATATAACCAGTACGAACTTTTAGAACTACAGTGGCGTACTAATCTCAATGATTAACTATTTTTGAAGTGGACCAAGTTAGGGATCATAACCTAAATAGGGCCCTATCACGAGACCCCTTGACATCTAAATGGTCGTCCTCTTACTATGTGATGATAATTAAGATTAATCCTTTAATTTCTATGATAATCTAGGGTTCCTCATGGTTTACTGATCTACTTTCATAGTTGACTCTCCAGGGCTCAGTTTTCTACGTGTTGGAGGGTCAGATTCTCTTTTTGGTTCATCTCTAAATCCCTCTTAGGATACGAATATCACGCTTTTGGAATTGAGATCATGATAACATAATAGATCCGGACCACAAATCATGAAATTAGAAGATTCAAACATGCTTTTGACATCATTTATCATGcttaaattgagtttaaaaaaaatcactactcttaaTATAGTGTATCGCATTGATGTTTGAGCCTCTGAGAAGAATTTAAACAATGTTTTTTAGCCTAAAACTTGGCCATTATGGATTCCACCCCATAACAAGTTGTATATTTCTAAACgaacttcaatttgatatattatgtatcTTGTGTTCAACCTGAGAtaaaagttatgatctctcaaaATCTAAGGTTTAACATTCACATTATAATAGTTACGGTTTCACAATTATTACAACTGAGATATCACATAATTGTAACATCTATGATTTTGTAGCTATTACAACTGAGATGTCACatagttgtagtagctacaattttgtagctgctacaagtACATGGCAACACAATTATGACAGTTACAAAACCATGCAAAGATCTTCGATTTGGCATATTATGCATCCTATGATTCAActcgaatcaaaagttatgatctctcaaaATTTATCGAGCATACACACTGTAATAGTGagttgacgggctcagtgcgtctaagggacaagaagctacgaaagagtacatcgacggacgagaagaacgcgtgcgtggtatccaagggacgagaagtcggggaggaagtaTGCTTGAGGAGGAGATCGGAGTTGAGTTTAGGTGGACTCAACTCCGGTTCATCATAGCATCATCCACGTGAAGAAGATTAGCTTGGAGGTTGATCTACctgctggaaggtgcctccaagaggcttggaggcaccctcaagtctCAACGAGAAGGTGCCCTTGCGCTTGGCTAGAGGCACCTCCAatcctgttggaggcgccctcgcacctccattggaggtgcctccaatggagctggaggcaccctcgcaCCTCCAAAGGAAAGAATGATCATTGCTGTGATGTTGCAAAGGGAAGTTTTATCCACTTGGAAGTGCCCTAAACCCTcttagaggcacctccaaccaACGGCAAcattttttcaggggctataaaaaaccCTCTAAAGCTAAGAATCAATTAACAACTTCTGTAATCTAGCTATTTTTTGAGCTTTTTAAAGAgttaagaggtttctccacttaCAATAAAAGAGATTCTTTTAGTACTTTCATTGTCATGGATTAGCAACTAAGTAGGTAGTAACTGATaatcatgattttggctatattattttgaatcataacgcatgtttttattggttcaTTCATATtttaatctcacattagcatcatatctcaatattgcatttgattttggacctaattataaattagctaattttcatggtatttggtgctaatatttgattcttattttgtaggcatcaaaagggtcatgggcccgatcagatcaggctgcatttgagctcaaatcaagggctaatcaagtcgatcaagcctcggagcattataggccgttcatccaagattgagcatatctgagccatccgttgaagatccggctcatccaacctaatgagggatagatctgagccatagatgaggatccagaggttttgatccagatatgaagacatcacagccgttgatcaagccagaaacgacctggaccgtccgatcagattgggagaggtttaaaagctttgagaagctacagtgtcttGCGGGCTCGGCTTCCGCGCGACATTCCACTGTAGCTTCTTCTTCTCTACCGCGACGCCGAAGTCCCCGTTCCAAATTCCAAATCAGTGAGCAATTCTTCTTCATCGCCGGCGATTcccgagctccggcgatcttcgtCCGAGGCCACAGAGCGcggtcgagggtgtttcccagtccgCAGTGTTGGTTCTGCTCCGCCGCAATCCAgctcgagggtgtttcccagattTGGATCTTCATTAGTCACCGGAGGACGAGGGCGGTTCCCAGTAGCTCCGGATTTCCTTTCATCACCATTTCATCAGCTGCATTTGACTGGATCTGATCAGCCAATCAAGTGTGCACAATTCCAGATCCAGCCTCTATTTTCTCGTGCGTTGAGGATTCCAGCCGGTTGTGAGCCCGAAGGATGTTTTCCGAAGGCTATGAACATTCATCTGGATGAGTAGGAAGCTCTAGATTCAAAGGTGGTTGCCCGAAGGATGTTTTCCAGAGGCATCTCTGTCTTTTCGGCAGAATGAAGAAGGTTTTGCTACGGATTTGGATGTGGAATGCttagggtttagtttttattatcTTTGTCTTTAAATTGTTCATCACATTGCTCAGATCTATGATCTGATTTACTTTCCTGCAATTCCATTTCTTATTCCTTGTTTGCAACTTTGATTCTCTTTAGATTTCTGCAATTTGAACCAAATTCAGCTACTAACTTAGTGTGCAATCTGAATTTTAAGTAGCTATCTAATTGTAGCTAGCTAATTAGTTTGTAATCTAGATTTTGTTTTGAATTCTCTAGATCGGTTCATGTAAGCTAGTGTTAGTTTCAATTCAAGGAATTAGAAAACTTTTGATCTATTCATTGAACTTGTTTTGATTGTGATTATGCTTGGAAATTGAATGTTTAACTTGAGCTTGTGATTTGTTATCTCTGTCCAAGTTTAGTTATTTGAgcttaagaaattgattgaaattGTGATTGTGAATTGGAGAGATGgttattgatttatttaattcaatGATGCTTAATTGTTAACAACTTGAATTGAAAGAAGtttaatcatgtttagatgaggaTGAATTATCTTTAATTCTGTTCTTGAAGGCATTAGATGAAGACAAATTGAATTGTAAGTCAAATGATGTACTTAATTGACCTTATTGATGTAAGAATTTAATTGGCATCAATTCTAGGATTtacacacatttactagttaaccttggaaaatacgacttgggactccttactacacgtgtttcatttagtttatgtgagtttcaatctttattaatttgatgtgcctcgTGACATACAAAAAGGCTAACACcagtaaccaagtaaattcttatacctctttttattttataagttgtttcttttatgttaattacttactttaattaattatctatccTTACTAAGTTTGAAAAGCaagagaaaattctaacttactTGCAGGGCTAgtgaccccccccccctcctctagccggCCTCGTCGGACTAACAGTGACAATTGTTAATAAAAATGAGTGTTCGTGAGATAAAGATAAAGTAAGAAGATAGATATAAAATATTATGGATAGAGATAGAATAGATGAGGTGACAATTATTGATAAGAATGAGTGTtggtgataaaaaaaataaaatggtatAGAATCAATGTATTTAAGATTAGTGGTTATCTAATAAGTCTATAAATATGTTACTTTCAATGAATGAAAATAAGTGGAGTTCacatttcttttcttattctcCTCTTCCACGTAGAGTGCATTTCTTCTCCCACAATTATTTTTCCAGCAGAGATGTCGTTGTCGTCGTCTTCGAAGTCGACAACATAACTCATTGATCGTCGGCTGCAGGCGACCTCCATGGCGAACTCACCGAACGCATACATGTCCATCTTCGGCACAGCGTGGCCAGTGAAGTAGCACTTCGGTGCCATGTACCCTTTGGTGTCGGCCACTCCCATCTCCGTCGAGTAGTGTAACTTCCCACTGCTGCACTGCACCACCTGCACTAGCCCGAAGTCCCCCAGCCAGGCGCTGAACTCCTCATCTAGCATCACATTGCTAGTCTTTATGTCTCGGTGGACTACCCACCTCACAATGTTGTGGTGGAGGTAGTCCAAGGTGGCAGCGGCCACGCCAGAGACAATCATGTACCTCCTCTCCCAGTCCAAAATAGAGAATTTTGAATCCTAACCAAATAggtactgttggtgcgggaagcatccggcgatcgaacccaagttttgataatggcaaagggttcaaagttaagtcttgttattatctaacatgttgaatgagtatttcaggaaagtcctagctgcagttaggcaaagggaaaaccctagggggtggtaaccctaggtcatagggggtggtaaccctatgcggaaagtcttggcaggtcaatggcttcagacaaaagtcctagggggtggtaaccctaggtggaaagtcctggtgtcgcgaaccaggtgaaagactggactagccgggaagcggatgtccagcagaaagtccggaagcgtcgagtgctgagcaaaagtccagtcgatctggaggatcgcactagcagcaggtaaatctcctgagtggagtaggtgaggacgcgttccccgcagagggaacagtaggcatcgggtcgacctaggatttctggacggaaatccgaagtcagacccgaacagtccggagactgtcattactctGTTTCTCTTGTATTGTGCTAACTgtggtgttgcaggatattgtttgggactaacatgtcttgcaggtacaaaataatggaGTTttccctcagatgaacagtgtccgaggcgcctccatgaagcttggaggcgcctcgggtgcaaagctggagctggctgcaaaacaccttgggaggcgcc is a window encoding:
- the LOC121979968 gene encoding probable L-type lectin-domain containing receptor kinase S.5 — translated: MIVSGVAAATLDYLHHNIVRWVVHRDIKTSNVMLDEEFSAWLGDFGLVQVVQCSSGKLHYSTEMGVADTKGYMAPKCYFTGHAVPKMDMYAFGEFAMEVACSRRSMSYVVDFEDDDNDISAGKIIVGEEMHSTWKRRIRKEMKSGATGNRPRPPVTNEDPNLGNTLELDCGGAEPTLRTGKHPRPRSVASDEDRRSSGIAGDEEELLTDLEFGTGTSASR